The following are encoded in a window of Phaseolus vulgaris cultivar G19833 chromosome 3, P. vulgaris v2.0, whole genome shotgun sequence genomic DNA:
- the LOC137807752 gene encoding pentatricopeptide repeat-containing protein At1g05750, chloroplastic-like → MLIKGMVPANGKRVVQEHLLFLLQNCNSVNALIQIHTQVLLNGLSHKNILIAKLLSFYIASGHLRHAHHLFAKMDNPTTTVWNHVIRGYARSHMPWKSIQCYSHMLSAEVLPDVVTYSSLLSACARGGLEKEGEQLHAMVLVKGYCSNVFVDTNLINFYARHDGVQRARHVFDDMAERSVVSWNSILAGYVRCGDFDGAIRVFDAMPCRNVVSWTTMVAGCAQNGKCRQALLLFGEMRRARVELDQVALVAALSACAELGDLKLGRWIHWYVQQWFVARNQQPSVRLSNALIHMYASCGIIHEAYRVFVNMPWKSTVSWTSMIMAFAKQGLGKEALDLFKTMLSDGVGVNGVSPDDITFIGVLCACSHAGFVDEGRQIFASMKHTWGINPRIEHYGCMVDLLSRAGFLDEARGLIETMPLKPNDALWGALLGGCLIHKNSDLASQVENKLVPELSVDQAAGYLVLLSNIYAFGQRWQDVITVRQKMIGMGVKKPPGRSWIQINGVVHNFVAGDMTHKHSHFIYEILYDVTKQANLEGYGSEINVFLDIEV, encoded by the coding sequence ATGTTGATCAAAGGCATGGTTCCTGCAAACGGCAAAAGAGTTGTTCAAGAGCACTTGCTGTTCCTATTACAGAACTGCAACAGCGTAAACGCCCTCATTCAAATTCACACTCAAGTACTTCTCAACGGTCTCTCTCACAAGAACATTCTCATTGCCAAGCTTCTCTCCTTCTACATTGCCTCTGGCCATCTCCGACATGCCCACCACCTTTTTGCCAAAATGGACAACCCAACAACCACCGTTTGGAACCACGTCATCAGAGGCTACGCTCGCAGCCACATGCCTTGGAAATCGATCCAATGCTACAGCCACATGCTGTCTGCTGAGGTTCTGCCTGATGTGGTCACGTACTCGTCTCTCCTGAGTGCATGTGCGCGAGGTGGGTTGGAAAAAGAAGGGGAACAGCTGCATGCCATGGTTTTAGTAAAAGGGTATTGCTCCAATGTCTTTGTGGACACAAATTTGATCAATTTCTATGCGAGGCATGATGGCGTTCAGCGAGCGCGCCATGTGTTTGATGATATGGCGGAGAGAAGTGTTGTTAGCTGGAATTCTATACTTGCTGGGTATGTCAGGTGTGGCGATTTTGATGGGGCTATAAGGGTTTTTGACGCGATGCCATGTAGGAATGTTGTGTCTTGGACCACCATGGTTGCTGGGTGTGCTCAGAATGGGAAGTGCAGACAGGCTTTGTTGTTGTTTGGTGAGATGAGGAGGGCACGTGTGGAATTGGACCAGGTGGCATTGGTGGCGGCTTTGTCTGCGTGTGCTGAATTAGGGGATCTGAAGTTGGGAAGATGGATCCATTGGTATGTTCAACAGTGGTTTGTAGCCAGGAACCAGCAACCCTCAGTGCGCTTGAGCAATGCTCTCATACACATGTATGCTAGTTGTGGAATCATTCATGAAGCATATCGAGTGTTTGTCAATATGCCTTGGAAAAGCACTGTGTCTTGGACTAGCATGATCATGGCTTTTGCGAAGCAGGGACTGGGGAAGGAAGCCCTTGATCTGTTTAAAACTATGCTTAGTGATGGTGTGGGAGTAAATGGAGTAAGTCCTGATGATATAACCTTTATCGGAGTTCTTTGTGCTTGTAGCCATGCAGGGTTTGTGGACGAAGGACGCCAAATTTTTGCATCCATGAAGCATACTTGGGGAATCAACCCGAGGATTGAACACTATGGATGCATGGTTGATCTCTTGAGCCGTGCTGGATTCTTAGATGAAGCACGTGGACTAATTGAAACTATGCCCTTAAAGCCTAATGATGCCCTTTGGGGTGCCCTTCTTGGTGGTTGTCTTATTCACAAGAATTCAGATCTAGCATCACAAGTGGAAAACAAGTTAGTACCCGAGCTCAGCGTTGATCAAGCTGCAGGCTATCTTGTGCTTTTGTCAAACATATATGCTTTTGGTCAAAGGTGGCAGGATGTCATTACAGTGAGGCAGAAAATGATTGGTATGGGTGTGAAAAAGCCTCCAGGCAGAAGTTGGATCCAAATTAATGGAGTTGTCCATAATTTTGTCGCGGGCGACATGACTCATAAGCATTCACATTTTATCTATGAAATCCTGTATGATGTCACTAAGCAAGCCAATCTGGAAGGCTATGGATCAGAGATAAATGTTTTCTTGGACATTGAAGTGTAG
- the LOC137807756 gene encoding NEP1-interacting protein-like 2 isoform X1: protein METEIIQGPWGFRSLSKFIVCTISGALTVCFAIAGAMTGAIAGALAAKATRSGLLRGVSLGAIAGSILSVEVLEASRAYWCMEQTGSRGASSMADFIEELVRGRLVEESLTPAILTAYNLQFEQVGIANAGYDEIHDVHGLVAPRGLSGDSLKRLPHHMISKDMKAENTCCTICLQDIEVGEIARSLPRCHHTFHLICVDKWLVKNDSCPVCRQNV, encoded by the exons ATGGAAACTGAAATAATCCAGGGACCTTGGGGATTTCGCTCTCTCTCCAAATTCATAGTGTGTACCATTTCTGGGGCCCTCACCGTGTGTTTTGCCATTG CTGGTGCAATGACAGGAGCTATAGCTGGAGCTTTAGCAGCTAAGGCTACAAGGAGTGGTCTTCTCCGGGGAGTTTCATTGGGTGCCATTGCCGGGTCTATTCTCTCAGTGGAGGTGTTGGAAGCTTCCCGTGCATACTGGTGTATGGAACAAACTGGCTCACGGGGAGCATCATCTATG GCAGATTTCATAGAGGAACTTGTTCGGGGGAGGCTTGTTGAGGAATCCCTTACACCTGCCATTTTAACTGCCTACAATTTGCAG TTTGAGCAGGTTGGCATTGCTAATGCAGGCTATGATGAGATTCATGATGTTCATGGCTTAGTGGCACCCAGAGGATTGTCAGGAGATTCACTGAAGAGGTTACCGCACCATATGATCTCAAAGGATATGAAGGCAGAAAATACTTGTTGTACAATATGTTTGCAg GATATTGAAGTAGGTGAAATTGCAAGAAGCTTACCTCGTTGTCACCATACATTTCACTTGATATGTGTGGACAAATGGCTTGTAAAGAATGATTCCTGTCCTGTGTGCAGACAGAATGTGTAA
- the LOC137807756 gene encoding NEP1-interacting protein-like 2 isoform X2 produces METEIIQGPWGFRSLSKFIVCTISGALTVCFAIAGAMTGAIAGALAAKATRSGLLRGVSLGAIAGSILSVEVLEASRAYWCMEQTGSRGASSMADFIEELVRGRLVEESLTPAILTAYNLQVGIANAGYDEIHDVHGLVAPRGLSGDSLKRLPHHMISKDMKAENTCCTICLQDIEVGEIARSLPRCHHTFHLICVDKWLVKNDSCPVCRQNV; encoded by the exons ATGGAAACTGAAATAATCCAGGGACCTTGGGGATTTCGCTCTCTCTCCAAATTCATAGTGTGTACCATTTCTGGGGCCCTCACCGTGTGTTTTGCCATTG CTGGTGCAATGACAGGAGCTATAGCTGGAGCTTTAGCAGCTAAGGCTACAAGGAGTGGTCTTCTCCGGGGAGTTTCATTGGGTGCCATTGCCGGGTCTATTCTCTCAGTGGAGGTGTTGGAAGCTTCCCGTGCATACTGGTGTATGGAACAAACTGGCTCACGGGGAGCATCATCTATG GCAGATTTCATAGAGGAACTTGTTCGGGGGAGGCTTGTTGAGGAATCCCTTACACCTGCCATTTTAACTGCCTACAATTTGCAG GTTGGCATTGCTAATGCAGGCTATGATGAGATTCATGATGTTCATGGCTTAGTGGCACCCAGAGGATTGTCAGGAGATTCACTGAAGAGGTTACCGCACCATATGATCTCAAAGGATATGAAGGCAGAAAATACTTGTTGTACAATATGTTTGCAg GATATTGAAGTAGGTGAAATTGCAAGAAGCTTACCTCGTTGTCACCATACATTTCACTTGATATGTGTGGACAAATGGCTTGTAAAGAATGATTCCTGTCCTGTGTGCAGACAGAATGTGTAA